CCGAACGGCCGGTGGTGTTCCTGAAGGACCCGTCCACCGTGGTCGGTCCGTACGACCCGGTGCTGATCCCGCGCGGCTCGGTGAAGACCGACTGGGAGGTCGAACTCGCCGTGGTGATCGGCCGCGAGGCCCGCTACCTGGCGAGCCCGGACGTGGCACCGGCGCACATCGCGGGGTACTCGATCAGCAACGACGTCTCGGAGCGGGAGTTCCAGCTGGAGTACTCCGCGCAGTGGGACCTCGGCAAGTCCTGCGAGACCTTCAACCCCCTCGGCCCCTGGCTGGTCACCCCCGACGAGGCCGGCGACCCGCGGGCGCTCGGCCTGCACCTGGCCGTCAACGGTCGGACGAGGCAGAGCGGCGACACCAAGAACATGGTCTTCGACGTGGCCTACCTGGTCTGGTACCTGAGCCGGTTCATGGTGCTGCGCCCGGGCGACGTCATCAACACCGGCACCCCGGCCGGCGTGGCCCTCGGCCTGCCCGGCACCCCCTA
The genomic region above belongs to Streptomyces sp. 1331.2 and contains:
- a CDS encoding fumarylacetoacetate hydrolase family protein; the encoded protein is MKLLRIGDTGSEIPAVLAEDGRVFALSELTGDIDGEFLASGGIDRVRAALAEGSLPALDTAGARVGAPVARPGKVVCIGLNYRDHAEETGAAVPERPVVFLKDPSTVVGPYDPVLIPRGSVKTDWEVELAVVIGREARYLASPDVAPAHIAGYSISNDVSEREFQLEYSAQWDLGKSCETFNPLGPWLVTPDEAGDPRALGLHLAVNGRTRQSGDTKNMVFDVAYLVWYLSRFMVLRPGDVINTGTPAGVALGLPGTPYLRAGDTVELSIDGLGAQRQTFVHA